In the Flavobacterium sp. 90 genome, TTAATTATTTGTATAAAAAAAACGTAATATTCTAAATTACCCGCTTTTATTACAAATTCTTCAAAACCTTTTTATTAATTGCTTTTATCAAAGCCGGACCTTCGTAGATAAATCCCGTATATAATTGTACCAAACTTGCTCCTGCATTTAGTTTTTCGATCGCATCATCTGCAGAATGTATTCCTCCTACTCCAATAATTGGGAATGCTTTATTGCTTTTTTCCGAAAGAAAACGAATTACTTCAGTTGAACGTTTTGTTAATGGTTTTCCTGATAATCCGCCCATTTCAGATTGGTTTTCAGACTGCAATCCGTCTCTTGAAATTGTTGTATTGGTCGCAATTACACCCGCAATTTGAGTTGTTTTTACAATATCAATAATATCCAATAATTGCTCGTCAGTAAGATCCGGAGCAATTTTAAGAAGTATTGGTTTTATTTTTTGAGTACTCGTTTTTTGCTTTTCAATGTTTCTGTTTTGCAAAGTCTGCAATAAAGCTGTTAAAGGTTCTTTGTCTTGTAAAGCTCTAAGATTTGGCGTATTTGGAGAACTTACATTCACAACAAAATAATCTACATGATCAAACAAAGCATCAAAACAAATGATATAATCATCAACCGCATTTTCGTTTGGCGTTACTTTGTTTTTTCCAATATTTCCACCAATCAAAACGTTCGAATTCTTTTTTAAACGTTCTACAGCTTCCAGAACTCCACCGTTATTAAAACCCATTCGGTTAATAATTGCCTGATCTTCTTTTAAACGAAACAAACGTTTTTTAGGATTTCCTTCCTGACCAACTGGCGTTACTGTTCCTATTTCGATAAAACCAAAACCAAAATCAGAAAGTTCTTTGTACAACTTGGCATCTTTATCAAATCCTGCAGCAAGTCCAACCGGATTTTTGAATTTAATTCCAAAAACTTCTCTTTCTAAACGACTGTCTTTTACTTCATAAATTGATCTTATAATCGACGAAACTCCCGGGATTTTTGAAATGAATTTAACAAATGAAAAAGTAAAATAATGCACTTCTTCTGGATCAAACCAAAAAAGTATCGGACGAATTATCAATTTATACATAAGAGTTGTGTTGTTGTTTTTCAGGTGGCAAATTTAAATATTATAGTTTAAAAAGGTGCTTTTTTTCCAAAAACAAATAATTTCAATTTTGTTCAATTCTTCAAAACATTTTTAAACTTCAAAAAAAATGAAAAATTTTGATTCAAAATTAGATTTTTTAGGTTGCAAATTATAAAATGAAACAACTTCACAATACTAAAAACCCCTCTCCAGACCATTTAACCCTTAATTTTGATTTATTCAGATAAACAAACCATTCTGAAATAATTCCCTTTACGATTTGCATCATTTTTAAGATTAAGTTTTTTATCGAAATAATTTCCATTAGACAATAGAACCAAATAAATAATTAAACAACTTAAAATCATGAAAGCCAGCAACAAATCCATACTTCAAAAAAGTATATTTCCGCTTCTGTTATTCCTTTCATTAGGTATAACCACAAGACTGTCAGCTCAAGCTGATCCTCAACAAGTAACGAAAGAAACTTTTAAAGGAAAAATGGCATTGGATATTAGAGACTCTAAAAGTGACTGGACTCCATATCTGCCAAAGGTAGCTCCAAAAGGCGCTCCAAACATATTATTTATTTTATATGATGATACCGGACTTGCTGCCTGGTCGCCTTACGGAGGAGCTATTAATATGCCAACATTGCAAAAATTAGCAGATAATGGAGTTATGTATTCACAATGGCATACTACTGCATTGTGTTCTCCAACACGTTCAACTTTGTTAACTGGCCGTAATCATCATTTGAACGGAATGGCTTGCATTACAGAAGCTGCCGATGGATATCCCGGAGCAAACGGAAGACTGCCAAAACAGGTTACGACTATTGGTCAGGTACTTCAGGATAATGGCTGGAGTACATTTTGGATCGGTAAAAACCATAATGTTCCTGAACCGGACATTGCAGCTGGAGGTCCGCGCAAAACATGGCCATTGCAAATGGGATTTGATCGCTATTACGGCTTTCTTGGAGGAGAAACCAATCAATGGTATCCTGATTTAGTAGAAGATAATCATTTTGTTGAACCGCCAGCAACTCCCGAAGAAGGTTATCACTTATCTAAAGATTTAGCAGATCATGCTCTTGAATATATTAAAGACCAGCAGGCAACAAATCCTTCAAAACCTTGGTTCATGTGGTACAATCCGGGAGCAAATCATGCACCGCATCACGCTCCTGAAGAATATATTGCAAAATACAAAGGAAAATTTGATGATGGTTATGAAGCTTATCGTAAATGGGCTTTACCACGAATGATTGCAAAAGGAGTTATTCCTCCCGGGACAAAAATTGACAACTTTAATCCGCTGCCTCCAAATGTTGCAAATCCTGGTGATAATGTTTTGGATTGGAATAAATTAAAACCGGAAGAAAAGAAATTATTTTCAAGATTAGCTGAAGTATATGCTGGTTTCTCTGAATATACAGATGCACAGGTTGGTCGTGTTATTGATTATTTGGAAAAAACCGGACAATTGGAAAATACCGTAGTAATTTATGCTGCTGATAATGGAGCTTCGGGTGAAGGATCTGAATCAGGTTCTGTAAATGAGAATAAATTCTTTAACGGTTATCCGGATGAATTAAAAGAAAATCTAAAATATATAGACAAACTAGGAGGACCAGATACTTATGAGCATTATCCTACCGGATGGGCTGCTGCGTTTTCTACTCCGTTTAAAATGTTTAAAAGATATAGCCAATATGCCGGAGGAACTTGTGATCCGCTAGTTATTTCATGGCCAAAAGGAATAAAAGCAAAAGGTGTTGTCAGAGATCAATTTCATCACTCAACAGATATTGTACCTACAATATTAGATATCTGTGGTGTTGAAATGCCAAAAGTTTACAATGGCGTTGAACAATATCCATTATCAGGAGTATCCATGCGTTATACTTT is a window encoding:
- a CDS encoding quinone-dependent dihydroorotate dehydrogenase, whose amino-acid sequence is MYKLIIRPILFWFDPEEVHYFTFSFVKFISKIPGVSSIIRSIYEVKDSRLEREVFGIKFKNPVGLAAGFDKDAKLYKELSDFGFGFIEIGTVTPVGQEGNPKKRLFRLKEDQAIINRMGFNNGGVLEAVERLKKNSNVLIGGNIGKNKVTPNENAVDDYIICFDALFDHVDYFVVNVSSPNTPNLRALQDKEPLTALLQTLQNRNIEKQKTSTQKIKPILLKIAPDLTDEQLLDIIDIVKTTQIAGVIATNTTISRDGLQSENQSEMGGLSGKPLTKRSTEVIRFLSEKSNKAFPIIGVGGIHSADDAIEKLNAGASLVQLYTGFIYEGPALIKAINKKVLKNL
- a CDS encoding arylsulfatase, with product MKASNKSILQKSIFPLLLFLSLGITTRLSAQADPQQVTKETFKGKMALDIRDSKSDWTPYLPKVAPKGAPNILFILYDDTGLAAWSPYGGAINMPTLQKLADNGVMYSQWHTTALCSPTRSTLLTGRNHHLNGMACITEAADGYPGANGRLPKQVTTIGQVLQDNGWSTFWIGKNHNVPEPDIAAGGPRKTWPLQMGFDRYYGFLGGETNQWYPDLVEDNHFVEPPATPEEGYHLSKDLADHALEYIKDQQATNPSKPWFMWYNPGANHAPHHAPEEYIAKYKGKFDDGYEAYRKWALPRMIAKGVIPPGTKIDNFNPLPPNVANPGDNVLDWNKLKPEEKKLFSRLAEVYAGFSEYTDAQVGRVIDYLEKTGQLENTVVIYAADNGASGEGSESGSVNENKFFNGYPDELKENLKYIDKLGGPDTYEHYPTGWAAAFSTPFKMFKRYSQYAGGTCDPLVISWPKGIKAKGVVRDQFHHSTDIVPTILDICGVEMPKVYNGVEQYPLSGVSMRYTFDAAPNTKTQKHIQYFAMVGSRALWKDGWKAVALHAPISGKGNFDKDGWELYNTDVDRSESNNLAAKYPDKLKELIKDWNDEAAKNLVLPLDDRSALELLGTERPSAEAPRDLYKYYPGTSAVPEGVAVNVRGRSYKILADVDVKDANTSGVIFAHGSRFGGHSLFLKDKKLYYVYNFLGIAPEQKFISNVEITPGKHVFGMEFTREKAGPNGESLGTMKLYIDGKEVASGPMRTQSGKFTLSGDGLCVGFDSGDAVSKEYKTPGEFKGGEIYGVGVSVGKIEYRDLNNEAKRALNRD